From Hymenobacter cellulosilyticus:
CTCCTGGGCATCCATGCCGTACTCGGTTATCTTCCCTTCCATGATGCCGCCAAACTGCTCCAGAGCCGTTTGCATAGCCGGTCCGTAAGCCGCCAGTACTTCGGGACGGTCCGGCCCAAAGCTGGCGGCTTTGGCTCCTATTTCCGTCGGAAATGGCCCGGGCAATACGGATACGGTTTCAATGCCGTACCCTTTCACTTCGTGCCGGATGCCTTCCGTGAGCGCTTCCAGCCCGAACTTGGTCATTTGGTAGGGCACGACAAAGGGGGTAGCCACCACACCAAACCCGCTGGAGATGTTGATAATCAGCCCCGATTTATGCGCTCGCATCGACGGCAACACCGCTTGATAGGCGCGGACCACCCCGAAAAGATTGACCTCGAAGAGTTTTTTCATCTGGGCAATCGAGGTCGCCTCTACTATCCCAAACCCGGTGCTGCCGGCGTTATTGACCAGTACATCCAAATGACCATACTTTTGGATGGTCGACGTGATGGCCTGGGTAACCGACTCGTCGCTGGTGATATCCATCTCCACCACTTCCACGTTGGGCAGCGCGGCCAGCTCCTGGGCGACCGCGGCGTTTTTGCTCGTGGTGTTGCGCATCGCGGCGATGATGCTATGGCCTTGCTCAGACAGGGTGAGCACCATCAGCTTGCCAAACCCACTGCTGGTCCCGGTTATTAAAATGTTCTTTGACATGTCCTTACGCTGGTTTTGAGTGCGTCAGCTGTTCGTTCAGTTGACCCTGCAAAATTCAGCGCGCTGCCAGGGGTAGAAAGAGGACATTTGGCGCAAAATAATCGTGACATTTGTCACAGAAAACGGCTAAGATGTCGGCAAGGACGAATCAATAGGGGGTTATCTAAAGCACATCGTGCTTGCGGATACGGCTCAGCGTTTCGCGGGAGACCCCAGGTAGGAGGCGACCATGTGCAACGGCACACGATTATGAAAGTCCGGAAATGTCTTGAGAAAGGCATGGTATTTCTCTTCGGCGGTGTAGCTGATGGCTGCATGCAGCCGATTAACCTGCGCATCGATGGCGCGGCCCATCAACTTGGTCTGCAAGGCATCGAACGCGGGAATTTCTCTGCGAAGCATTTCCCAGTTGTCTTTTGACCACAGCAGCAGCTGACTATCTTCCAAGGCGTCAATGTTCCCCTTAGAGGGCAGGCCGCTCTGAAAGCTTTCGTAGTCACTAACCCACCAGTTTTCGCCGGTAAAGCGTAAAATGTGTTCGGTCGCATCATCACCTACGCGGAAAAGACGCAATAACCCACTGACCACGAAACCATGGTATTGGCATATTTGGCCTTCGTGTAGCAAGTACTGCCGGCGCTTTAGCTTCTTGTTGACCGTAACAGCGTCAATCTTGTTCAAGTCAGCAGCAGTGAATGAAGCTCTATCGGTCAGGTATTTTACAAAGGTTTCAACCATAGCGGGTTAAGAGGTTGACGAAGCGGACGGTACGCACGAAGTAGCGGGGGTGTGGAGCAAGGATGTAAACTAAGCCGTTCCGAACCCAGCCAGGTAAACATCAACGCATGTGCATGTGTTTGACAATCGACTATTTTAGGAACTCCTTCGCTGCCAAATCATAGCCAGGCGCGTAGCGCGTGTGGTTCTTCGCCCTTGTTAAGCTGGGCGTGGATGCGCTGGTGCAGGGGCTGGCTTTGCAGGTAGCGCAGGATGAAGCGGGCCCTGATGAGCTGACCGTGGGCCTGCAGCACCTAAAACTTTTTGCGCTCTTGGGGGTTGCCACAGCTTTGAATTCTACAAGTCCCCTGCTATCATGACGACCGCCGCGCTCACCACCCTTTACCAGGAGTTGGCTCCCTGCACAGGCCTCGACTTGAGCACCCTGCTGCCCGGGGGTATTCAGCGCGAAGTCGGTCACTTCAATGTGTTTGATATGGCCGACCTCTGGGAGACTACCGGACTGCGGCCCGGCACACCGTACCCCTGCCGCTCGTTCTACAAAATCAGCCTCTTCCGAAGCCACAGCCGCGCCGAATACGCCGACCACAGCATCGACATTGCGCCCGATACCCTGGTGTTTTCAACGCCCAAAGTGGCGTTTCAGTGGTGGCCCGCCGAGCCGCAGCAGGGCCAGTTCTGCCTCTACTCCGCCGAGTTCTTGCTGCCGGTCCTCGGGGCATGACGCCTGACGAACTGCCCTTGTTTCAGGCCGAGGGGTCCCTCGTGTTCCAGCTTACGCCGGCCGAAGCAGCGCGGGTGTCGGCTATTTTCACCCAGATGCACGAGGACTTGGTTTCCGACTACGCCCACAAGTACGACCTGCTGCGCGCCTACGTGCTGGAGCTGCTGCACCTGGGCCAAAAACGACAACCCACGACCGCGCTGCACCCCACCCACTCGGCGGCCGCCCGGCTCGCTTCCCGCTTCGTGGAGCTACTGGAGCGGCAGTTTCCCCTCAATTCGCCCCAGCAGCGCGTCCAGTTGCGCATGGCCAAGGACTTTGCCGACCAGCTAGCCGTGCACGTCAATCACCTCAACAAAATATTGAAAGCGCACACGGGCCGTACCACCAGCGACCTGCTCGGGGACGGTTGGCACAGGAGGCCAAGGCGCTCTTGCAACAGTCCGACTGGACGCTGTGGGAAATTGCCGACAGCCTGGGCTTCGTCGATGTGGCGCACTTCTCGCACTTCTTCCGCCGCTATGCTGCCGTGAGCCCCGGCGCGTTTCGCACGCTGGAAGCCGTAGCGGATTGATTTATACAACAAGCGGATTGGCG
This genomic window contains:
- a CDS encoding SDR family oxidoreductase, whose product is MSKNILITGTSSGFGKLMVLTLSEQGHSIIAAMRNTTSKNAAVAQELAALPNVEVVEMDITSDESVTQAITSTIQKYGHLDVLVNNAGSTGFGIVEATSIAQMKKLFEVNLFGVVRAYQAVLPSMRAHKSGLIINISSGFGVVATPFVVPYQMTKFGLEALTEGIRHEVKGYGIETVSVLPGPFPTEIGAKAASFGPDRPEVLAAYGPAMQTALEQFGGIMEGKITEYGMDAQEVADAVSRLIGMKDGTRPFQTTVNRMTADLEQEYADSKLPFKAIWMERMGWSAY
- a CDS encoding Crp/Fnr family transcriptional regulator, producing the protein MVETFVKYLTDRASFTAADLNKIDAVTVNKKLKRRQYLLHEGQICQYHGFVVSGLLRLFRVGDDATEHILRFTGENWWVSDYESFQSGLPSKGNIDALEDSQLLLWSKDNWEMLRREIPAFDALQTKLMGRAIDAQVNRLHAAISYTAEEKYHAFLKTFPDFHNRVPLHMVASYLGSPAKR
- a CDS encoding transposase, whose amino-acid sequence is MLQAHGQLIRARFILRYLQSQPLHQRIHAQLNKGEEPHALRAWL
- a CDS encoding helix-turn-helix domain-containing protein — encoded protein: MQQSDWTLWEIADSLGFVDVAHFSHFFRRYAAVSPGAFRTLEAVAD